The proteins below are encoded in one region of Clostridium pasteurianum DSM 525 = ATCC 6013:
- a CDS encoding accessory gene regulator ArgB-like protein — protein MNTLISSFVKKISESNPGYSELDLKKMEYGLICFIDEITKFVPYFIIFWILSLQKYYIIALLFFCPIRLFSGGYHAKTYWGCFFISFIVFFMIIICGKYLIINTIIIISLLIISFILICIFSPVDNINKPIKSKERRLKLKYYSIFITLFLIIACYFIPNRFLNTAAISIVSATAMMMIGKINTNFTFIKTKKSL, from the coding sequence ATGAATACACTTATATCTTCTTTCGTAAAGAAAATCTCTGAATCTAATCCTGGTTATTCAGAATTGGATCTAAAGAAAATGGAATATGGATTAATTTGTTTCATTGATGAGATTACAAAGTTTGTTCCCTATTTTATTATATTTTGGATATTATCTTTGCAAAAGTATTACATAATCGCCCTATTATTTTTTTGCCCTATTAGATTATTTTCTGGTGGATATCATGCAAAAACTTATTGGGGCTGTTTTTTCATAAGTTTTATTGTATTTTTTATGATAATTATTTGTGGTAAATATCTAATAATTAATACTATCATTATAATATCATTATTAATTATTTCATTTATACTTATTTGTATTTTTTCCCCTGTAGATAATATTAATAAACCAATAAAAAGTAAGGAGCGAAGACTAAAACTTAAATATTATTCTATATTTATTACTCTATTTTTAATTATAGCATGTTATTTCATTCCAAATAGATTTTTAAATACTGCAGCAATATCAATAGTTAGTGCAACAGCAATGATGATGATTGGAAAAATAAATACTAATTTTACTTTTATAAAAACAAAAAAGAGCCTTTAA
- a CDS encoding KH domain-containing protein, with product MKQLLYIIIRSLVDNPDMVEVTEVIEENSLVLKLKVAQEDMGKVIGKQGRIAKAIRTVIKAAAVKQNMKVVVEII from the coding sequence ATGAAACAACTATTGTACATAATTATAAGATCATTAGTTGATAACCCAGATATGGTAGAAGTAACTGAAGTTATTGAAGAAAATTCTTTAGTACTCAAGTTAAAAGTTGCACAAGAGGATATGGGCAAAGTTATTGGTAAACAGGGACGAATAGCTAAGGCTATAAGAACTGTTATAAAGGCAGCAGCTGTAAAACAGAACATGAAAGTTGTTGTAGAGATAATATAA
- the lepB gene encoding signal peptidase I, translating into MARRIIRRFILAFISAVLIMAFLLQIVSVNGPSMLNTFFTNDKIVVEKITYYFSSPKRQDIILFRHNNEKYIKRVIAVENDKIKIVEDKVYVNGKLIKEPYAVYDVKNNKSKNDNSIHNLTETVVPRGMIFVMGDNRYDSLDSRFKEIGFIDKKLIVGKVIMRIYPIAKFGKV; encoded by the coding sequence ATAGCAAGAAGAATTATAAGAAGGTTTATTTTAGCTTTTATTTCAGCAGTATTGATTATGGCTTTTTTATTGCAGATAGTGAGTGTAAATGGACCTTCTATGCTTAATACCTTTTTTACTAATGATAAAATTGTAGTAGAAAAGATAACTTATTATTTCAGCTCTCCTAAAAGACAAGATATAATATTATTTAGGCATAATAATGAGAAATACATAAAGAGAGTTATTGCAGTAGAGAATGATAAAATAAAAATTGTAGAAGATAAAGTATATGTAAATGGCAAACTTATTAAAGAACCTTATGCAGTTTATGATGTTAAAAATAATAAGTCTAAAAATGACAATTCAATTCATAACCTTACAGAAACTGTAGTACCAAGAGGTATGATTTTTGTTATGGGTGATAATAGATATGATAGTTTAGATAGTAGATTTAAAGAGATAGGATTTATAGATAAGAAATTAATAGTTGGCAAAGTAATTATGAGAATTTATCCTATTGCTAAATTTGGAAAGGTATGA
- the rplS gene encoding 50S ribosomal protein L19, which produces MLDIIKAIEAEQIRTDLPEFNVGDTIKIDVKIKEGEKERIQAFEGTVIKKQNGGLRETFTVRRVAYGVGVERTFPINAPIIDKIKIVRRGKVRRAKLYYLRDRVGKAAKVKELK; this is translated from the coding sequence ATGTTAGATATAATTAAAGCTATAGAAGCAGAACAAATTAGAACAGATTTACCAGAATTCAATGTAGGAGATACTATTAAGATTGATGTAAAAATTAAAGAAGGTGAAAAGGAAAGAATCCAGGCTTTTGAAGGTACAGTTATTAAAAAGCAAAATGGTGGATTAAGAGAGACTTTCACTGTAAGAAGAGTAGCTTATGGTGTTGGTGTTGAAAGAACTTTCCCAATTAATGCTCCTATAATAGACAAAATTAAGATTGTTAGAAGAGGTAAAGTTAGAAGAGCTAAGTTATACTACTTAAGAGATAGAGTAGGAAAGGCTGCAAAAGTTAAGGAATTAAAGTAA
- the rimM gene encoding ribosome maturation factor RimM (Essential for efficient processing of 16S rRNA), translating to MKEFLTVGQIINTHGIKGEVKVYPLTDNTNRFRKIKKVYIDDEERNVLWCKIQPDKIIMKIEGIETPEVAFKYKNKYLKVSRKDAVALEKGSYFVADIIGCTVIDEEEKIIGTVHDVIFTGSNDVYWVKGNEDDVMIPALKSIVVNMDMSNKRIVIKPVRTWS from the coding sequence ATGAAGGAATTTCTTACAGTTGGTCAAATTATAAATACTCATGGTATAAAGGGCGAAGTTAAAGTTTACCCATTGACGGATAATACAAATAGATTTAGAAAAATAAAAAAAGTTTACATAGATGATGAAGAAAGAAATGTTTTATGGTGCAAAATACAACCAGATAAGATCATTATGAAAATAGAGGGAATTGAAACACCAGAGGTGGCTTTTAAGTATAAAAATAAATATTTAAAAGTATCAAGAAAAGATGCAGTTGCTCTTGAAAAGGGAAGCTATTTTGTAGCAGATATAATAGGTTGTACTGTTATTGACGAGGAAGAGAAAATTATTGGCACAGTTCACGATGTCATATTTACAGGAAGTAATGATGTATATTGGGTAAAAGGAAATGAAGATGACGTAATGATACCTGCGCTTAAATCTATAGTGGTCAATATGGATATGAGTAATAAGCGTATAGTTATAAAGCCGGTGAGAACATGGAGTTAA
- a CDS encoding sensor histidine kinase — MDFLREIMLDSIEAILILIIFEAVYDKKDFIIRNKLRSILFFTLFIFVTYFSTFYIADAYHNIFLYIFDALLLTYITKIKLFSSVIIISLFIVILSITEYFIQTIEMFVFSISLDKIYLTSKYLYIFLITAKSLQIIIALVIFKFSKHFKIFKLFEKDGIIFSNIIIQTGIFSALIFSINFSIFTIQNTKVYNCFIFIIFFIFIIFQLKGIDEYKRIVKIEAKYKIQENQIKNMEEIIKIIRQEKHDFTNHINVIWGLCSLNKSNTIQKIKNYVSGISGKLHSSFKYIDTGNDYLSGLLSIKNSYALKNNINFDVMIDEPFSSIDIKENDLISIISNIIDNAFEAFEVKSSIENKEITIDSFSKDNKFFIEISNNGDMIPEDIQSKIFGRGFSTKTKKSQDHGFGLYIIKQLIEQNNGSIFLESTPERTTFLIEFKMKELDK, encoded by the coding sequence ATGGATTTCTTGAGAGAAATAATGTTAGATAGTATTGAAGCAATACTAATTTTAATAATTTTTGAAGCTGTATATGATAAGAAAGATTTCATAATAAGAAACAAATTAAGATCAATTTTATTTTTCACATTATTTATATTTGTAACATACTTTTCTACATTTTATATAGCTGATGCTTATCATAATATTTTTCTATATATATTTGATGCTTTGCTACTAACATATATTACAAAAATCAAATTATTTTCTTCTGTCATAATAATATCATTATTTATTGTAATTCTTTCAATAACAGAATATTTTATTCAAACTATTGAAATGTTTGTGTTCTCTATAAGCTTAGATAAAATTTATTTGACCTCTAAATACTTATATATTTTTTTAATAACTGCTAAATCACTTCAAATAATAATAGCTCTTGTGATTTTTAAATTCAGTAAACACTTTAAGATATTTAAATTATTCGAAAAAGATGGTATTATTTTTTCAAATATAATAATTCAAACAGGCATTTTTTCTGCTCTTATATTTAGCATTAACTTTAGTATATTCACTATACAAAATACTAAAGTATATAATTGTTTTATATTTATTATATTTTTTATATTTATAATATTTCAATTAAAAGGAATCGACGAATATAAAAGGATTGTAAAGATAGAAGCTAAATATAAAATACAAGAAAATCAAATAAAAAATATGGAAGAAATAATTAAAATAATCAGGCAGGAAAAACATGATTTTACAAATCATATAAATGTTATATGGGGATTGTGTTCCTTGAACAAATCAAATACCATTCAAAAGATAAAAAACTATGTAAGTGGAATTTCAGGTAAACTTCACTCGTCATTCAAATACATAGACACAGGTAATGATTATTTAAGTGGATTGTTATCTATAAAAAATAGTTACGCATTAAAAAACAATATAAATTTTGATGTAATGATTGATGAACCTTTCAGCTCAATAGACATTAAAGAAAATGACCTAATAAGTATTATAAGCAATATTATAGATAATGCCTTTGAGGCATTTGAAGTCAAATCTAGTATTGAAAATAAAGAAATAACAATAGATTCTTTTAGTAAAGATAATAAATTTTTTATTGAAATATCTAATAATGGAGATATGATACCTGAAGATATTCAAAGTAAAATTTTTGGTAGAGGATTTTCTACCAAGACTAAAAAATCACAAGATCATGGATTTGGACTATATATTATTAAACAATTGATTGAACAAAACAACGGAAGTATATTCCTAGAAAGTACTCCAGAAAGAACTACATTTTTAATTGAATTTAAAATGAAGGAGCTAGATAAATGA
- the trmD gene encoding tRNA (guanosine(37)-N1)-methyltransferase TrmD, with protein MELTIDILTLFPEMFNIFDYSIIGRAKNKGIIDIKAHNIRDYTLNKHNKTDDYTYGGGAGMLMTPQPIVDCIEYIKKSSKGKVIFLGPRGKTFNQSMAKKLSKEKELIFLCGHYEGIDERIYKYIDLEISLGDFVLTGGEMACIPIIDSISRMIPGVLARNESFTEESFYEGLLEYPQYTRPECFRNESVPKILLSGHHDNIRKWRRKQALLITREKRPDLFKNIKLSKEDKKLLSDD; from the coding sequence ATGGAGTTAACTATTGATATATTGACTTTATTTCCAGAAATGTTTAATATTTTTGATTACAGCATAATTGGAAGGGCTAAAAATAAAGGAATAATAGATATAAAAGCTCATAATATTCGTGATTATACTCTTAATAAACATAATAAAACAGATGATTATACTTATGGTGGTGGTGCAGGGATGCTTATGACTCCACAACCTATAGTTGATTGTATTGAATATATAAAGAAAAGCAGCAAGGGAAAAGTTATATTTTTAGGTCCACGTGGAAAGACTTTTAACCAGAGTATGGCTAAGAAACTATCTAAAGAAAAGGAATTAATATTCTTATGTGGTCATTATGAGGGAATAGATGAGAGAATATATAAATATATTGACTTGGAAATATCACTAGGAGATTTTGTGCTGACTGGTGGTGAAATGGCCTGTATTCCTATAATAGATAGTATAAGTAGGATGATACCAGGTGTTCTAGCTCGTAATGAGAGTTTTACAGAAGAGTCTTTTTATGAAGGACTTTTGGAATATCCACAATACACAAGGCCAGAGTGTTTTAGAAATGAATCTGTTCCAAAGATTCTACTTTCAGGGCATCATGATAATATACGAAAATGGAGGAGAAAACAAGCTCTTTTAATAACAAGGGAAAAAAGACCAGATTTGTTTAAAAATATTAAATTATCTAAAGAGGATAAAAAACTTTTATCAGATGATTAA
- a CDS encoding ribonuclease HII — translation MSYIKIKEYADELNIDEYEKLAEQLKDDSRKNVQRLIKRLLNMKYRKDQEIARVKNMYDFDMKFLKYGHLSGVDEVGRGPLAGPIVAAAVILDLNKFNEDMILDINDSKKLSVKKREELSKIIKEKSICFNISLIDNMEIDLKGIGVCNQQVLKSAAEGLKITPDYVISDGYPIKELDIPSSYAVKGDSKSASIACASIIAKVYRDNLMKEYAEKYPEYNFENNVGYGSKVHIEAIKKFGITPIHRKSFLKNII, via the coding sequence ATGAGTTATATAAAAATAAAAGAATATGCAGATGAATTGAATATAGATGAGTATGAAAAACTAGCTGAACAATTAAAAGATGATAGTAGAAAAAATGTTCAGAGATTGATCAAGAGGCTTTTAAATATGAAGTATAGAAAAGATCAAGAGATAGCTAGGGTAAAAAACATGTATGATTTTGATATGAAATTTCTTAAATACGGACATCTATCTGGAGTGGATGAGGTGGGAAGAGGACCTCTTGCAGGACCTATTGTGGCTGCAGCTGTTATATTAGACTTGAACAAATTTAATGAAGATATGATACTTGATATAAATGATTCTAAAAAGTTATCAGTAAAAAAAAGAGAAGAACTTTCTAAAATAATAAAGGAAAAATCAATATGTTTTAATATTTCATTAATTGATAATATGGAAATAGATTTGAAAGGCATAGGTGTTTGCAATCAACAGGTATTAAAATCAGCGGCAGAAGGACTTAAAATTACTCCTGATTATGTGATAAGTGATGGATATCCTATAAAAGAACTGGATATACCTAGCAGCTATGCTGTAAAAGGTGATAGTAAAAGTGCCAGTATAGCTTGTGCTTCTATTATAGCTAAAGTGTATAGAGATAATTTGATGAAGGAATATGCTGAAAAGTACCCAGAATATAATTTTGAGAATAATGTAGGCTATGGAAGTAAAGTACATATAGAAGCTATAAAGAAGTTTGGGATAACTCCTATTCATAGAAAGAGTTTTTTAAAAAATATAATATAA
- a CDS encoding AraC family transcriptional regulator, which translates to MQASKIEVDDNLQETTKHGSYDFPIAIYTDKFNLFEEGYIRWHWHKELQFSYCLYDKVIFFIENQKIILEAGEGIMVNSNVLHQIKPYKNNNCMMFSIVFDSALIGGNKHSLIAKKYLNPILESSNLKFICLKPDVQWQKNILVNIKKVFSLWNKESYGYELGIRNYLCSIWLNIIREVKEEIKNSVLVVSHDEERVKLALQYIHEHYAENISLNNIAMIANISKSECCRSFNRILKVTPFGYLMEYRTLKASELLLKSEKSISIIALEVGFNGISYFGKVFKKYMNCTPSEYRNKYNLK; encoded by the coding sequence ATGCAGGCTTCAAAAATAGAAGTGGATGACAATTTACAGGAGACAACAAAACATGGTTCTTATGATTTCCCAATAGCAATTTATACAGATAAATTTAACCTATTTGAAGAAGGGTATATTAGGTGGCATTGGCATAAGGAACTACAGTTTTCCTATTGTCTTTATGATAAGGTGATTTTTTTCATTGAAAATCAAAAAATTATCTTAGAAGCTGGGGAAGGAATTATGGTGAATTCAAATGTACTTCATCAAATTAAGCCGTATAAGAATAATAATTGTATGATGTTTTCCATTGTCTTCGACTCAGCTTTAATTGGAGGTAATAAGCATTCACTTATTGCAAAAAAATATTTAAATCCAATTCTTGAAAGCAGTAATTTGAAATTTATTTGCCTAAAGCCTGATGTTCAGTGGCAGAAAAATATATTGGTGAATATAAAAAAAGTTTTTTCTTTGTGGAATAAAGAATCCTATGGGTATGAATTGGGAATAAGAAATTATTTATGCAGTATTTGGTTAAATATAATTAGAGAAGTGAAAGAAGAAATTAAGAATTCTGTACTAGTAGTCTCCCATGATGAGGAACGTGTAAAGTTAGCGTTACAGTATATACATGAACATTATGCAGAGAATATTTCATTAAATAATATTGCAATGATAGCCAATATAAGTAAAAGTGAATGCTGTCGTAGCTTTAATAGGATTTTAAAAGTAACACCTTTCGGATATTTAATGGAATATAGAACTTTAAAGGCATCAGAACTACTTTTAAAAAGTGAGAAATCTATTTCTATCATTGCTTTGGAGGTAGGTTTTAATGGAATAAGTTATTTTGGAAAAGTATTTAAAAAATATATGAATTGTACACCTTCTGAATATAGAAATAAATATAATTTAAAATAG
- the ffh gene encoding signal recognition particle protein, producing MAFEGLTSKLQETIKKLKGKGKLSEGDIKEAMREVKRALLEADVNFKIVKDFVKKVSEKCLGNEVMESLTPGQMVIKVVNDELTALMGKTESKINYSDTGITVIMLVGLQGAGKTTMCGKLALSLKKKNKKPLLVACDVYRPAAIKQLTVVGKSIDIPVFSMGDKVNPVDISRAAIEHAKNNDCNVVIVDTAGRLHIDEALMDELKNIKSNINPSEILLVVDSMTGQDAVNVAESFNNTLDINGVILTKLDGDTRGGAALSIRSMTGKPIKYVGLGEKMNDLEVFYPDRMASRILGMGDVLSLIEKAQSAIDEKEAKELGEKMLSQDFNFEDFLSMFKQVKKLGPIGKLLEMLPNNASTKMLQGVDLSNSDKELKKVESIIYSMTVKERKNPTLISSSSSRKKRIASGSGTSVQEINKLLKQFEMMRKSMKQMKDMQKMAKKGLFGKFPF from the coding sequence ATGGCTTTTGAGGGATTAACTTCTAAACTTCAAGAAACAATAAAAAAATTAAAAGGCAAGGGAAAGCTTTCTGAAGGTGATATAAAAGAAGCCATGAGAGAGGTAAAAAGGGCTCTTTTAGAGGCCGATGTAAATTTTAAGATTGTTAAAGATTTTGTAAAAAAAGTCAGTGAGAAATGTCTTGGAAATGAAGTTATGGAAAGTTTAACTCCAGGGCAGATGGTAATAAAAGTAGTTAATGACGAATTGACAGCATTAATGGGTAAAACGGAAAGTAAAATAAATTATAGTGATACTGGAATAACTGTAATTATGCTTGTGGGACTTCAAGGTGCTGGTAAAACAACTATGTGCGGTAAGTTGGCACTTTCTTTAAAAAAGAAAAATAAAAAACCACTATTAGTAGCTTGTGATGTGTACAGACCAGCTGCAATTAAACAGCTAACTGTAGTAGGTAAATCCATTGATATTCCCGTGTTTTCTATGGGAGATAAGGTAAATCCAGTGGATATTTCTAGAGCCGCTATTGAGCATGCAAAAAATAATGATTGTAATGTGGTAATTGTAGATACTGCTGGTAGGCTTCACATAGATGAAGCATTGATGGATGAGTTAAAGAATATTAAATCAAATATAAATCCAAGTGAAATATTACTTGTGGTAGATTCTATGACTGGTCAAGATGCAGTAAATGTAGCTGAAAGTTTTAATAATACTCTTGATATTAATGGAGTTATACTTACAAAGCTTGATGGAGATACAAGAGGTGGAGCAGCTCTTTCAATAAGATCAATGACAGGCAAACCAATAAAGTATGTAGGTCTTGGTGAAAAGATGAATGATTTAGAAGTATTCTATCCAGATAGAATGGCTTCTAGAATACTTGGCATGGGTGATGTATTGTCATTGATTGAAAAGGCTCAAAGTGCTATTGATGAAAAAGAAGCTAAAGAGCTTGGTGAGAAAATGCTTAGCCAAGATTTTAATTTTGAAGACTTTTTATCTATGTTTAAGCAGGTAAAAAAGCTGGGACCTATTGGAAAATTGCTTGAAATGCTTCCGAATAATGCAAGCACTAAAATGCTTCAAGGTGTTGATTTGAGTAATAGTGATAAAGAGTTGAAAAAAGTTGAATCTATAATATATTCAATGACTGTAAAAGAAAGAAAAAATCCTACATTGATAAGCTCTTCCTCTTCTAGGAAAAAGAGAATTGCATCGGGGTCAGGTACATCAGTTCAGGAAATTAACAAATTATTAAAACAGTTTGAAATGATGAGAAAAAGTATGAAACAGATGAAAGATATGCAAAAGATGGCTAAAAAAGGTTTGTTTGGTAAATTTCCTTTCTAG
- a CDS encoding putative DNA-binding protein, whose amino-acid sequence MEERFLISILLDIYGELLTNKQKNIMNFYFNEDLSLSEISELNNTSRQATYDIIKRCQKLLLDYDSKLGLLEKEQRISQIKKDIHIKLEELRKDIDINKKIDIIEDIKLIISNI is encoded by the coding sequence ATGGAAGAGAGATTTCTAATATCTATACTTTTAGATATATACGGTGAATTATTAACTAATAAGCAAAAAAATATAATGAATTTTTATTTTAATGAAGATTTGTCTTTATCCGAAATATCTGAACTCAATAATACTAGTAGACAGGCAACTTACGATATAATAAAAAGATGTCAAAAACTTTTGCTGGACTATGATAGTAAATTGGGGCTTTTGGAAAAAGAACAGAGAATTTCCCAAATTAAAAAAGATATTCATATAAAATTAGAAGAATTAAGAAAAGATATTGATATAAATAAAAAAATAGATATTATAGAAGACATAAAATTAATTATTAGTAATATATAA
- a CDS encoding DUF3606 domain-containing protein — protein sequence MNDNSEIKETPDEPRINIEEPWEMNLWCALLKCTKDELLTAIKLVGNHEKDIRNYLNSKNE from the coding sequence ATGAATGATAATTCAGAAATAAAAGAAACTCCAGATGAACCAAGAATAAATATAGAAGAACCATGGGAAATGAATTTATGGTGTGCATTACTAAAATGTACGAAAGATGAATTACTTACGGCCATTAAATTAGTTGGAAATCATGAAAAAGATATAAGGAATTATTTAAATAGTAAGAATGAGTAG
- a CDS encoding cyclic lactone autoinducer peptide codes for MKNIKNLLVSRSMKIAGFVALFLGTIVITPASTLGSHQPKCPDEFLK; via the coding sequence ATGAAAAACATTAAAAATCTATTAGTATCAAGGTCAATGAAAATTGCAGGTTTTGTAGCTTTATTTTTAGGAACAATTGTTATAACACCAGCATCAACATTAGGGTCACATCAACCAAAATGTCCTGATGAATTTCTAAAATAA
- the rpsP gene encoding 30S ribosomal protein S16: MAVKIRLKRMGAKKAPFYRIVVADSRSPRDGRFIEEIGYYNPTTEPITVKVDSDKVAEWMKNGAQPSETVKRLLTKNGVIK; this comes from the coding sequence ATGGCAGTTAAGATAAGACTAAAGAGAATGGGTGCAAAAAAAGCTCCATTTTATAGAATTGTTGTTGCAGATTCAAGAAGCCCAAGAGATGGAAGATTTATAGAAGAAATAGGATATTACAATCCTACTACAGAGCCAATAACTGTAAAAGTTGATTCTGATAAAGTAGCTGAATGGATGAAGAATGGTGCTCAACCATCAGAAACAGTTAAAAGACTTTTAACTAAAAATGGAGTGATTAAATAG
- the ylqF gene encoding ribosome biogenesis GTPase YlqF, with protein sequence MVNEINWFPGHMAKTRREIKENLKLVDAVIEIRDSRIVQSSANPEIDKICKDKPRIILLNKCDLSEEKVTKEWINVLSKNNVKALAVNSLNGLGLNSIKGEIDKLLKEKIDRLKQKGVISVIIRAMVVGIPNVGKSSFINKMAKNTAAKIGDKPGVTKSKQWIKTKMGIELMDTPGVLWPKFEEKKVGLNLAFTGAIKDEIMDVEELALSLIERLQKYYPDRLIKRYKLDSLEETALENMDKIAKKRGAILSKGNIDYNRVSIMLLDEFRGGKLGQVSLERPVE encoded by the coding sequence ATGGTAAATGAAATAAATTGGTTTCCAGGCCATATGGCAAAGACTAGAAGAGAAATAAAAGAAAATTTAAAGTTGGTAGATGCCGTTATTGAAATAAGAGATTCTAGAATAGTACAATCCAGCGCAAATCCTGAAATTGATAAAATTTGTAAAGATAAACCTAGAATAATATTACTTAACAAATGTGATTTAAGCGAAGAAAAGGTAACTAAGGAATGGATTAATGTTTTGTCTAAAAATAATGTAAAAGCTTTAGCTGTAAATAGTTTAAATGGATTAGGATTAAATAGTATTAAAGGAGAAATTGACAAACTTCTTAAAGAAAAAATAGATAGACTTAAGCAAAAAGGAGTTATCAGTGTAATTATAAGAGCAATGGTAGTTGGTATACCAAATGTAGGGAAATCTTCCTTTATAAATAAGATGGCTAAAAATACTGCAGCAAAAATTGGTGATAAACCAGGAGTAACTAAAAGCAAGCAATGGATAAAAACAAAAATGGGAATTGAACTTATGGATACTCCAGGAGTGTTATGGCCTAAATTTGAAGAGAAAAAAGTTGGATTAAATTTAGCTTTTACAGGGGCTATAAAGGACGAAATTATGGATGTAGAAGAATTGGCATTAAGTCTTATTGAGAGACTTCAAAAATATTATCCCGATAGATTGATAAAAAGATATAAATTAGATTCTTTAGAGGAAACTGCATTGGAAAATATGGATAAAATAGCAAAAAAAAGAGGGGCTATTTTATCTAAAGGTAATATTGACTATAACAGGGTGTCTATTATGCTATTAGACGAATTTAGAGGAGGTAAATTAGGGCAAGTTTCATTAGAACGTCCTGTAGAATAA
- a CDS encoding DMT family transporter: protein MKFQPKTKGIILVITGAMLWGISGTVAQYLFQKKSFSPEWLVVIRLLVSGLILLLYAFMKNKQNIWAIWKSEHTILSLILFSIIGILGVQYTYFAAIKYGNASTATILQYLSPVLVTCYLIIRTKKMPNLKEITAITLAILGTFFIITKGNIHSLSISKLALFWGISSAFAAAFYTLQPRPLLAKFGSILVVGWGMLIGGIAFSFVHQPWNIIGQWSITSIFAVIFIVLFGTLIAFCCYLESLNYIQPTEASILSSVEPLSAAFLSVIWLHVPLGIHQWLGIACIIFTVIILSYTKNK from the coding sequence ATGAAGTTTCAACCGAAAACAAAAGGAATAATTCTTGTAATCACAGGTGCCATGTTATGGGGAATATCCGGCACTGTTGCACAATATTTATTTCAGAAAAAAAGTTTTAGTCCAGAGTGGCTTGTTGTGATTCGTCTATTAGTATCTGGGCTAATTTTGTTATTATATGCTTTTATGAAAAATAAACAAAATATATGGGCAATTTGGAAGTCTGAACATACTATATTGAGTCTCATTCTTTTTAGTATTATAGGAATATTAGGTGTACAGTATACCTATTTTGCTGCTATTAAATATGGAAATGCATCTACAGCCACCATACTTCAATATTTGTCACCAGTACTAGTTACTTGTTATTTAATCATTCGTACTAAAAAAATGCCAAATTTAAAAGAAATCACAGCTATTACTTTAGCAATATTAGGTACTTTTTTTATCATTACAAAAGGTAATATTCATAGCTTATCTATTTCTAAATTAGCATTATTTTGGGGAATTAGTTCTGCTTTTGCAGCAGCTTTCTATACATTGCAACCTCGCCCCCTTCTTGCTAAATTTGGTTCTATACTTGTAGTTGGTTGGGGAATGCTCATTGGTGGAATAGCTTTTAGTTTTGTCCATCAGCCTTGGAATATTATAGGTCAATGGTCTATTACTTCAATATTTGCTGTTATATTTATAGTATTATTTGGAACTCTTATTGCTTTCTGTTGCTATTTGGAAAGTTTAAACTATATACAACCAACAGAAGCAAGCATATTATCTTCTGTTGAACCTCTATCTGCAGCTTTTTTATCTGTGATATGGTTACATGTTCCCTTAGGTATACATCAATGGTTAGGAATAGCATGCATTATATTTACAGTTATAATTTTGTCTTATACAAAAAATAAGTAA